Proteins found in one Miscanthus floridulus cultivar M001 chromosome 4, ASM1932011v1, whole genome shotgun sequence genomic segment:
- the LOC136552203 gene encoding thaumatin-like protein 1, translating to MASLTMSSAASAIISLSFVILSFFQGAVGGTTFTFTNRCGGTVWPGVLANSGSSPLQTTGFELGPGETRSLTAPSGWSGRFWARTGCAFDAASGKGACATGDCGSGEVECRGRGAAPPTTLAEFTLGGGGSKDYYDVSLVDGYNLPMVVEAAAPGCPVTGCLVDLNERCPAELRAGGEQAQACRSACEAFGTPEYCCSGQFGNPDTCRPSVYSQMFKAACPRSYSYAYDDATSTFTCTGTDYSITFCPPRSGTPNSQKATKDPLPTPEDVQLEGDSWLASLATGEMDAATSTAAASLLLQAALAAAAVIVLLVV from the exons ATGGCTTCTTTGACGATGAGTTCGGCGGCTTCAGCTATTATTAGTCTGTCATTCGTGATTCTATCATTCTTTCAAG GGGCGGTGGGCGGGACGACGTTCACGTTCACCAACCGGTGCGGCGGCACGGTGTGGCCGGGGGTGCTGGCCAACTCCGGGAGCTCGCCGCTCCAGACGACGGGGTTCGAGCTGGGGCCCGGCGAGACGCGGTCGCTGACGGCGCCGTCGGGGTGGTCGGGCCGGTTCTGGGCGCGCACGGGGTGCGCGTTCGACGCCGCGTCGGGCAAGGGCGCGTGCGCCACGGGGGACTgcgggtcgggcgaggtggagtgccGCGGCAGGGGCGCGGCCCCGCCGACGACGCTGGCGGAGTTCAcgctgggcggcggcggcagcaaggACTACTACGACGTGAGCCTGGTGGACGGCTACAACCTGCCCAtggtggtggaggcggcggcgccggGCTGCCCCGTCACGGGCTGCCTGGTGGACCTCAACGAGCGGTGCCCCGCGGAGCTGCGCGCCGGCGGCGAGCAGGCGCAGGCCTGCCGCAGCGCGTGCGAGGCGTTCGGCACGCCCGAGTACTGCTGCAGCGGGCAGTTCGGCAACCCGGACACGTGCCGCCCCTCGGTGTACTCGCAGATGTTCAAGGCGGCGTGCCCGCGCTCCTACAGCTACGCCTACGACGACGCCACCTCCACCTTCACCTGCACCGGCACCGACTACTCCATCACCTTCTGCCCGCCTCGCTCCGGCACGCCCAACAG TCAGAAGGCGACCAAGGATCCCTTGCCGACGCCCGAGGACGTGCAGCTCGAGGGCGACTCGTGGCTGGCCAGCCTGGCCACCGGCGAGATGGACGCCGCGACGTCGACAGCGGCGGCGTCGTTGCTCCTCCAGGCCGCATTAGCAGCGGCCGCAGTCATTGTCTTGCTTGTTGTATGA